In Kangiella profundi, one DNA window encodes the following:
- a CDS encoding YfgM family protein, which yields MAYETEEQQVEAIKQFWKENGTAIILGAVIGFGVLFGWNYYQEHQARQGELASLAYSEILTLSEQGSSDNSELVSKVETIRAEHAASSYASLAAMKLAETFANDNKFEEAAEQLQWVVDQSNDTFESIAQLRLARVQLQLEKFNDAIATADSIDEPAFKANALLVKAEALIAQGKNDEAKSVLIAARDAGNGAVSPLLQMRISEFGIDN from the coding sequence GTGGCTTACGAAACAGAAGAACAACAGGTCGAAGCGATCAAACAGTTTTGGAAGGAAAACGGCACAGCGATTATTTTAGGTGCCGTTATCGGTTTTGGTGTTTTGTTTGGATGGAACTATTATCAGGAACATCAAGCAAGGCAAGGCGAGCTGGCCTCCTTGGCTTATTCTGAAATTTTAACTCTAAGTGAGCAGGGCTCGTCAGATAACTCTGAGTTAGTCAGCAAAGTTGAAACTATCAGAGCTGAACATGCAGCCTCTAGTTATGCTTCATTGGCGGCTATGAAACTTGCAGAAACTTTTGCCAACGATAATAAATTTGAAGAAGCTGCGGAACAATTACAGTGGGTTGTTGACCAAAGTAACGATACTTTTGAGTCTATTGCACAGTTGCGATTAGCGCGAGTTCAGCTTCAATTAGAAAAGTTCAACGATGCGATTGCAACAGCAGACAGTATTGATGAGCCTGCTTTTAAAGCTAACGCCTTACTAGTCAAGGCTGAAGCTCTGATTGCCCAAGGTAAAAATGATGAAGCTAAAAGTGTCTTAATCGCAGCTCGTGATGCGGGTAATGGCGCAGTTAGTCCATTACTTCAGATGCGCATTAGCGAGTTTGGCATTGATAACTAA
- the hisS gene encoding histidine--tRNA ligase yields MAEKIQAVRGMNDILPDSTPHWQKLESVLRQLMASYGYSEIRMPVVEKTHLFKRSIGEVTDIVEKEMYTFEDRNGESLTLRPEGTASCVRAGIEHGLLYNQEQRLWYMGPMFRHERPQKGRYRQFYQLGVETFGVGTADVDAELILMTARLWKKIGIHDSVRLEINSLGSNEARANYRDKLVEFLLPIKDQLDEDSLRRLQSNPLRILDSKNPDVQKLVKNAPKLSDHLDDESKQHFERLCQILDTNNIPYTINTNLVRGLDYYNRTVFEWITDKLGAQGTICAGGRYDGLTEQLGGHATPASGFAMGLERIVALIEEMESDEIPLADVYMVALGDQAELTATQLAEQLRDQWPDIKVRMNCGAGNFKKQFKRADKSGAKIALVIGEQEVQDGTVGVKYLREHKEQLVISQRDVCQLLDQYLI; encoded by the coding sequence TTGGCGGAAAAAATACAAGCAGTCCGAGGCATGAATGATATCCTGCCTGACTCAACACCTCACTGGCAAAAATTAGAATCGGTATTAAGACAACTGATGGCTAGCTATGGCTACAGCGAAATTCGCATGCCAGTTGTTGAAAAGACTCATCTATTCAAACGATCAATCGGCGAAGTTACTGATATCGTTGAAAAAGAGATGTATACCTTTGAAGATCGCAATGGCGAAAGCCTGACTTTGCGTCCTGAGGGTACAGCCAGTTGTGTCCGCGCCGGTATTGAGCATGGTCTGCTTTATAATCAGGAGCAACGCCTATGGTACATGGGCCCCATGTTTCGCCACGAGAGACCACAAAAAGGCCGCTACCGTCAGTTTTATCAACTCGGGGTTGAAACCTTTGGTGTAGGAACTGCCGATGTAGATGCTGAATTAATTTTAATGACAGCTCGTCTATGGAAAAAAATTGGCATACATGATTCGGTGCGTCTCGAAATTAACTCTTTGGGCTCCAATGAAGCCCGAGCTAATTACAGAGATAAACTGGTTGAGTTTCTGTTACCAATAAAAGACCAGCTTGACGAAGATAGCCTGCGTCGTTTGCAAAGTAATCCTTTACGCATTCTGGATAGCAAAAATCCTGATGTGCAAAAACTGGTTAAAAATGCTCCAAAGTTGAGTGACCATCTGGATGATGAATCTAAACAACACTTTGAGCGTCTTTGTCAGATCTTGGATACTAATAATATACCTTATACTATTAATACCAACCTGGTTCGTGGCCTGGATTATTATAACCGTACCGTATTTGAGTGGATAACAGATAAGCTTGGCGCGCAAGGTACCATATGTGCTGGTGGGCGCTACGATGGTCTGACTGAACAGCTGGGTGGTCATGCTACACCAGCCAGTGGGTTTGCCATGGGCCTTGAAAGAATCGTTGCCTTGATTGAGGAAATGGAATCAGATGAAATTCCATTGGCTGATGTCTATATGGTAGCCCTGGGTGACCAAGCAGAACTAACTGCAACGCAACTAGCCGAACAGCTACGAGATCAATGGCCAGATATTAAAGTGCGCATGAACTGTGGTGCTGGTAATTTCAAAAAGCAATTTAAACGTGCTGATAAAAGTGGCGCAAAAATCGCACTTGTGATTGGTGAGCAGGAAGTTCAGGATGGCACCGTCGGTGTTAAATATCTACGTGAACATAAAGAGCAGTTGGTGATATCACAGCGTGATGTCTGTCAGCTACTTGACCAGTATCTTATATAA